The segment AGTGAAGTATTGCTACGCCTTGTGTCAGTTTTCTTGCTGATTCTCATTAATGCTTTTTTTGTGACAGCAGAATTTGCTATCGTATCGGTACGGCGATCGCGCATTAGTCAATTAGTCGTTGCCGGAGATATCCAGGCACAAAGCGTTCAATCGTTACAAAGGAGTATTGATCGCCTCCTCTCAACCACCCAATTAGGTATTACTCTATCGAGTTTAGCCTTGGGTTGGATAGGAGAGGGAACCATGGCAGTTTTAGTCCGCTATCTCCTCAAACACCTTCCTTTGTCTGATCAATGGACAAACACCCTATCCCATAGTTTTGCTATTCCTATCGCTTTTTTTGCCCTAGCTTATCTACAAATTGTGCTAGGGGAACTGTGTCCCAAGTCCGTCGCATTAATTTATTCGGAAAAGTTAGCCCGATTTTTAGGGACACCCATTGGAGTCATTGCTCGAATTTTCCATCCTTTTATTTGGATTTTAAACCAATCGACCCGTTATTTACTCCTGAGCATTGGCATTGAGTACACGGGAGACAAACGGTATAATCAAGTCACATCCGAGGAACTGCAGTTAATTATTGCCACAGAAGGAGAATCAACAGGATTAGAAGCCAAAGAACGAGCCTTGCTCAAAAATATTTTTGAATTTGGGAATGTAGCTGCCGTTGAGGTGATGGTTCCCCGTACTCAATTAGTAGCCATTTCTGAGGAAGCAACCTTCAGTGACTTATTAGAAGAAGTGACCAAAACTGGACATTCTCGCTACCCCGTTACAGGAGAATCCCTAGACGATATTTTAGGCTTTATTGATTTTAAAGATTTGGCTTTCCCCTTAGCGCGAGGGGAATTAACCCCAGAGGCTTCTTTTCGTCGTTGGCTCAAACCGGTAAAATTTGTCTCTGAATCGATGCCTTTAGATGAATTACTCTCGTTAATGCAGCGATCGCAGTTAAAAATGGTGATTGTGGTTGATGAATTTGGAGGAACGTCCGGATTAATTACAATTCAAGATTTAATTGCTGAAATTATCGATAGTGATTTAGAAGATAATATAACAGAAAATATTGCCCTACAAATGCTAGATGAGCACACCTTTTTAGTAGAAGCTCAGATCAATCTGGAGGATCTTAATACGGTTTTAGATTTAGATTTACCCCTAACGGATGAATACCAAACCCTAGGAGGGTTTTTACTCTATCAATGGCAAAAAATTCCTCACGTCGGAGAAACCCTTGCCTATAATAATTTAGAGTTCACAGTCGTCGCGGCGGATGAACCTCGTTTATTACAAATTCGTCTCCATCGTCAAAATCCTCCTAATCAAAATCCTTTAGATAACATGGTTAATACAGAATCAATAGAAGACACATAAACTAACAAAAGATGAGGCTTTTAAGTATCAATAAGTAGTCAGTTAAAAATTATTTATTACTGTTCCTAAAAGTCCAATGATACCTCCGCAGGGAACTAATACCCATGTTGGAGTTTTGTAACGCAATAAAGCTATTAATGTTGCTAGACTGATGACTCCTGCAATGATAGATTCAAAAAGCGT is part of the Rippkaea orientalis PCC 8801 genome and harbors:
- a CDS encoding hemolysin family protein, translating into MDSLTVSEVLLRLVSVFLLILINAFFVTAEFAIVSVRRSRISQLVVAGDIQAQSVQSLQRSIDRLLSTTQLGITLSSLALGWIGEGTMAVLVRYLLKHLPLSDQWTNTLSHSFAIPIAFFALAYLQIVLGELCPKSVALIYSEKLARFLGTPIGVIARIFHPFIWILNQSTRYLLLSIGIEYTGDKRYNQVTSEELQLIIATEGESTGLEAKERALLKNIFEFGNVAAVEVMVPRTQLVAISEEATFSDLLEEVTKTGHSRYPVTGESLDDILGFIDFKDLAFPLARGELTPEASFRRWLKPVKFVSESMPLDELLSLMQRSQLKMVIVVDEFGGTSGLITIQDLIAEIIDSDLEDNITENIALQMLDEHTFLVEAQINLEDLNTVLDLDLPLTDEYQTLGGFLLYQWQKIPHVGETLAYNNLEFTVVAADEPRLLQIRLHRQNPPNQNPLDNMVNTESIEDT